Part of the Actinomycetes bacterium genome, GTCTACGACCGCCGGCGCGAGGGCTACGACCCGCTCCAGCGGTTCCTCGAGATCTTCGAGGGCGTCGACACCGCCAGCGTCCGGGCGTCCCGCGCCGAGGAGCTCGCCGCACTGCCGCTGGGGGAGCGGCTGGCCCGTCGGATCATCGACGGCGAGCGCAACGGTCTCGAGGCCGATCTGCAGTCCGCGCTCGACTCCGGCAAGTCGGCGCTCGACGTCGTCAACGACCACCTGCTCGAGGGCATGAAGGTGGTGGGCGAGCTCTTCGGCAAGGGCGAGATGCAGCTGCCGTTCGTCCTGCAGTCCGCCGAGGTGATGAAGACCTCCGTGGCCTGGCTCGAGCCGCACATGGAGAAGACCGACGAGGACGGCAAGGGCACCATCGTGCTCGCCACGGTCAAGGGCGACGTGCACGACATCGGCAAGAACCTCGTCGACATCATCCTGTCCAACAACGGGTTCAACGTCGTCAACATCGGCATCAAGCAGCCGGTCTCCGCGATCCTCGAGGCGGCCAACGAGCACCGGGCCGACGTCATCGGCATGTCCGGCCTGCTCGTGAAGTCGACGGTCATCATGAAGGAGAACCTCGAGGAGATGAACTCCCGAGGGCTCGCAGCCCGCTGGCCGGTCATCCTCGGCGGGGCGGCGCTCACCCGGCCCTACGTCGAGCAGGACCTCGCCGACGTCTACGAGGGCGAGGTCCGCTACGCGCGTGACGCGTTCGAGGGACTCCGGCTGATGGACGCGCTCGTCGCCGTCAAGCGCGGCGTCCCCGGCGCCGAGCTCCCCGCGCTGCGCCAGCGCCGGGTGCGCACAACCGGTCGCCCCGACCTGACGGCGCCCGACGAGATGCCGGCGCGGTCCGACGTCGCGACCGACAACCCCGTGCCGGCCGCCCCGTTCTGGGGCACCCGGGTGGTCAAGGGCATCCAGACCGCCGAGTACGCCGCGCTGCTGGACGAGCGGGCCACCTTCATGGGCCAGTGGGGCCTGAAGTCGTCCCGCGGTGACGGGCCGACGTACGACGAGCTGGTCGAGACGGAGGGCCGCCCGCGCCTGCGGATGTGGCTGGAGCGCCTGCACGCCGACCGCATGCTCGAGGCGGCGGTGGTCTATGGCTACTTCCCCGTGGTCAGCGAGGGCGACGACCTGGTGCTGCTCACCGAGCCGTCGATCGACGCCCCCGAGCGCTACCGGTTCACCTTCCCGCGGCAGCGGCACGGCCGGCACCTCTGCCTGGCCGACTTCTTCCGGCCCCGCGAGTCGGGCGAGGTCGACGTGCTCGGCCTGCAGCTGGTGACGGTCGGGTCGCGGATCGCCGAGGTGACCTCGGAGCTGTTCGGGCAGAACGCCTACCGCGACTACCTCGAGCTGCACGGCCTCTCGGTGCAGCTGACCGAGGCCCTCGCGGAGTACTGGCACAAGCGCATGCGGGCCGAGCTCGGCTTCTCCGGCGAGGACCCGGACCGGGCCGAGGACTACTTCGATCTGCGCTACCGCGGGGCCCGCTTCTCCTTCGGCTACGGTGCGTGCCCGGACCTCGAGGACAGGGCCAAGCTGGTGGACCTGCTCGAGCCGGAGCGGATCGGCGTCAAGCTCTCCGAGGAGTTCCAGCTGCACCCCGAGCAGTCGACCGACGCGCTGGTGCTGCACCACCCCGAGGCGACCTACTTCAACGCCAAGTGACCGGCGGCCCCCAGGCGGGCGGGCTCCCGGCGGCGCTGCTCTGCGACATGGACGGCCTGCTGGTCGACACCGAGGGCACGTGGTACGTCGTCGAGGCCGAGGTGATGGCCGAGCTGGGCGGCCCGTGGGACGAGGAGCACCAGCTCGCCCTCTTCGGCGGGCCGATCGAGAAGGCCGCGGGCTACATGCTCTCCCTGGTCGACCGGCCCGACGTCAGCGTGGACCGGGTGGCGCAGGCGCTGGTCGACGGCATGGTGCGCCACCTCAGCACCGGGCCGGTCGCCTGGCGTCCCGGCGCCGAGGCGCTGCTGACCTCCGCCGCCGCGGCCGGCGTCCCGTGCGCCCTGGTGTCGTCGTCGCTGCGGCCCGTCGTCGACGCGGTGCTGGACGCCGTCGGACGGCACCACTTCGCGACCACGGTGTCCGGGGACGACGTCGAGCGCACCAAGCCGCACCCGGACCCCTACCTGCTGGCAGCGGAGCTGCTGGGCGTCCGCCCGGACGACTGCGTCGCGCTCGAGGACTCAGCCGCCGGCGCCGCCTCCGCCCGGTCGGCGGGCTGCCGCACGATCGTGGTCCCGAGCCTGTCCCCGGTGCCGGAGGACCTCTCCCACCTGCAGGTGCCCTCGCTCGCCGAGCTCGACCTGGACCGCCTCGCGCGGGTCTGAGCCCGATCGACCGCCGTCGTGCAGTGCGGTGCAGGTGGGGCTGGTGTGAACCGACAGCGGGGCCTGTGCACCGATCAGGTGTGAGGACGGCAGGGCCGGGCACGCGGACCAGGTCAGAGAGATTCATGACGACGAGAGGAGCATCAGCAATGACGACCGCTCGCGAGATCATGACCAAGGGCGCGGAGTGCGTGACCGAGACCGACTCCCTGGTCGACGCGGCACGCAAGATGCGCGACCTCGACGTCGGCGCGCTGCCCATCTGCGGCACCGACGACCGGCTCAAGGGGATGATCTCCGACCGCGACATCGCGGTGAAGGCCGTTGCCGAGCAGATCGACCTGACCCAGCCCGTGTCGACGTTCGCCCAGGGCAAGCCGGTCACGATCGGCGCCGACGACTCGGTCGACGAGGCCCTGCGCACCATGTCGAAGCACAAGGTGCGACGGTTGCCGGTGATCGACGGTGACCGCCTGGTCGGGATCGTGTCCCAGGCCGACGTCGCGCGGAACATCGACGAGAGCAAGACCGGGGAGCTCGTGGAGGCGATCTCCTCCACCAGCTGACGCTCCCGGCACCGCTGACGGGCTTCCCGCACTCGCGGGAAGCCCGTCAGCGCGAGCTTCACTCCGTGGTGATGGCGCCCAGGATGTCCAGCCGGGACGCCCGCCGTGCCGGCCAGACCGCGGCCAGCACGCCGATCAGCGCCCCGACCACCAGGTAGATCACCAGCTGGCCGTACGGCACGACCAGCTGGTCGATGCCCTCGCCGCTGAGCGCGGTGACCAGCGCCGACCCGAGGGCGACGCCGAGAACCAGACCGAGCAGTGTGCCGAACACGGCGATGACGACCGACTCGAGCCGCACCATCCGGCGCACCTGCCGGCGACCCATGCCGACGGCTCGCAGCAGCCCGATCTCACGAGTCCGCTCGATCACCGACAGCGCCAGCGTGTTGACGATGCCGAGCGCAGCGATCAGCACGGCCAGGGCCAGCAGCACGTAGATGAAGCCGAGCAGCTGGTTGATCTGCTTGCGCTGCTCGTCCTTGAACTCGCTCTGGTCCCGGATCTCCAGGTTCGACGAGTCCGCCGTGGCCTGCAGCTCGGACCGCACCGCCTCCGGGTCCGCGTCGGGCTTGATGGTCATGGCCACCACCTCGTCCAGCCGCTGGGAGTAGTTGGCGTCGTAGGTGTCGAGCCCGATCAGGTAGTTGCCCGCGATCTGGTTCTGGTCGTAGGTGCCGCCGACCGTGAGCTGGGTGTCACCGGTCTTGCCGAAGGTGACCGGCACCCGGTCGCCGGCCTTCCACCCTTTGTCCTTGGCGACGTCCTTGTCGACGAGCATCGTGTCCTCGTCGGCCAGCGAACCGACGTCACCGGTGACGACCTCGAGCTTCAACGTCCGGTCGACGGTGTCGGCCGTGACGCCCTGCAGCGAGACGACGCTCTTGCCGACCTGCGCCTGGCCTGACCGGAAGGACGTGACGGCGTCGACGCCGTCGACGTTGCGGACCTCCTCCGCCACGTCGCCGGGGATCGGCATGAAGTTGCTCGCGGTCACGATGAAGTCGGCACCGACGCTGCGGTCGATGATGCCGTTGGCGCTCTTGACGATCGACGCGCCGAGTACGCCGCCGGCGGACACCAGGGCAAGGCCGATCATCAGCGCGGACGCCGTGGCGGCGGTCCGGCGCGGGTTGCGCCGGGCGTTCTCGCGGGCGAGCCGGCCGATGGACCCCCACACCCGCGGCAGCAGGCTGCCGACCCCGCCGACCAC contains:
- a CDS encoding HAD family phosphatase; the encoded protein is MTGGPQAGGLPAALLCDMDGLLVDTEGTWYVVEAEVMAELGGPWDEEHQLALFGGPIEKAAGYMLSLVDRPDVSVDRVAQALVDGMVRHLSTGPVAWRPGAEALLTSAAAAGVPCALVSSSLRPVVDAVLDAVGRHHFATTVSGDDVERTKPHPDPYLLAAELLGVRPDDCVALEDSAAGAASARSAGCRTIVVPSLSPVPEDLSHLQVPSLAELDLDRLARV
- a CDS encoding CBS domain-containing protein, which translates into the protein MTTAREIMTKGAECVTETDSLVDAARKMRDLDVGALPICGTDDRLKGMISDRDIAVKAVAEQIDLTQPVSTFAQGKPVTIGADDSVDEALRTMSKHKVRRLPVIDGDRLVGIVSQADVARNIDESKTGELVEAISSTS